The proteins below come from a single Rosa rugosa chromosome 2, drRosRugo1.1, whole genome shotgun sequence genomic window:
- the LOC133732395 gene encoding E3 SUMO-protein ligase MMS21 — protein MASTSSRTHGIAGRIRTAATNLYSDNQSLLGDIRKSFNVLKEVAVDLERANQFDKVKEIENAAVELLATCEHCMHLSSAIQYVGDNYEPPPEPSQLTDFEKLLKNEVAKQKAKSSSTTVNHSMIRQFREAVWNVHHAGQPMPGDDQEDIVMTSTDGNLRNTTCPVSGKAITDLEDPVCSVDCKHIYQTKEIMHYLQLKGGRGPCPIAGCPKMLQADKLVRDPLLLVEIQELRDMRKHQTADTNVIEDFTELDED, from the exons ATGGCCTCGACCTCCTCTCGGACTCATGGCATCGCCGGTCGGATCCGAACCGCCGCAACCAATCTTTACTCCGACAACCAGTCCCTGCTCGGC GATattcgaaaatctttcaatgTGTTGAAGGAAGTTGCTGTTGATTTGGAGAGAGCTAATCAGTTtgacaag GTGAAGGAGATTGAAAATGCTGCTGTTGAATTGCTGGCTACTTGTGAACACTGTATGCATCTCTCATCAGCAATTCAATATGTTGGAGATAACTATGAACCTCCTCCAGAG CCTAGTCAGCTTACTGATTTTGAGAAGTTGCTCAAAAATGAGGTTGCAAAGCAAAAGGCTAAATCATCTTCAACTACAGTAAACCATTCTATGATACGTCAATTCCGGGAAGCTGTCTGG AATGTTCATCATGCAGGACAGCCTATGCCAGGTGACGACCAGGAGGACATCGTAATGACTAGTACTGATGGCAATCTTCGGAATACCACTTGCCCAGTAAGTGGAAAGGCTATCACGGATTTGGAAGATCCAGTCTGCAG TGTTGACTGCAAGCATATATATCAAACAAAGGAGATTATGCATTACTTGCAGTTAAAGGGGGGACGTGGACCATGCCCAATTGCAG GTTGTCCTAAGATGTTGCAGGCGGACAAATTGGTTCGTGATCCATTGCTACTAGTTGAAATTCAAGAATTGCGTGATATGAGGAAGCACCAGACCGCTGATACTAACGTGATAGAGGATTTCACTGAGCTGGATGAAGACTGA